CTGCTCGTCGACCGGGAACGACTTCTCCGTCGCGCTCTCCCCGACCTCCGGCTCGGTGACCGCCGGTGGTTCCGTCTCCACCACCGTGTCGACCGCGACCACCAGCGGGACCGCGCAGACCGTGTCGTTCTCCGCGACCGGCCTGCCGAGCGGCGCCACCGCGTCGTTCAACCCGACCTCGGTGACCTCGGGCGGCTCGTCCACCCTCACCATCGCCACCTCGGCGAGCACCCCGGCGGGGACGTACACGGTGACCGTCACCGGCACCGGCGCGGTCGCCCACTCGGCGACCTACTCGCTGACGGTGAACGGCACGGGCGGCGGCTGCACCAGCCCCGGCCAGAAGCTCGGCAACCCGGGCTTCGAGTCCGGTAACACCGTCTGGTCGTCCACCTCGGGGGTCATCGGCCAGTACGGCGGCTCCGGCCAGCCGACCCACGGCGGCACCTGGAACGCCTGGCTGGACGGCTACGGCAGCACCCACACCGACACGCTCTCCCAGTCGGTGAGCCTGCCGAGCGGCTGCACGAACTACAACTTCAGCTTCTGGCTGCACATCGACAGCGCCGAGACCACCACCGGCACCGCGTACGACACGCTCAAGGTGCAGGTGCTCAACTCCTCCGGCACCGTGCTGGCGACCCTGGCCACGTACTCGAACCTGAACAAGGCCACCGGTTACAGCCTGAAGTCCTTCTCGCTGGCCCCGTACGCCGGCCAGACCGTCACCCTGAAGCTCACCGGCGCGGAGGACGTCTCGCTGCAGACCTCCTTCGTGGTGGACGACACCGCGGTCAACGTCTCCTGACCTGACCCCGGCCCCGGCGGGCCCGGCGGCCACCCCACGCGGGTGGTCGTCGGGCCCGCGCCGTTATGGTCAGCCGAACCGTCGGCCCTGGAGGAGAACATGTCGGACGCGGAGCTGACCGTCGAGGTGACCGGGGCGGTGGCGACGGTGGTGATCCGGAACCCGGCCCGCCGCAACGCGATGACGGCCGCGATGTGGCGGCAGCTCCCGGTGCTGCTCGACGGGCTGGAGGCGGACCGCGCGGTGCACGCGCTGGTGCTCACCGGCGCGGCGGGCACCTTCTGCGCCGGGGCCGACCTCGGTGACCTGGACGAGCTGCTGGACGCGGGTGACGCCAGCATCGCCGTCACCGCCGAGGAGCGGCTGGCCACCTTCGCCAAGCCGACGGTGGCCGAGATCCGGGGCGCCTGCGTCGGCGGCGGCTGCCAGCTCGCCGTCGCCTGCGACCTGCGGATCGCCGCCGCGGACGCCCGCTTCGGCGTACCCCCGGCGCGGTTGGGGCTGGTCTATCCCGCGCCGACCACCCGGCGGCTGGCCCGGCTGGTGGGTCCGTCGGCCGCGAAGCACCTGCTGTTCACCGGCGAGCTGATCGACGCCGAGCGGGCGCTGCGGATCGGTCTGGTCGACGAGGTGCTGCCGGCCGACGCGGTGGCCGCCCGGGTCGCGGCGCTCACCGGCGTGATCGCGGAGCGCTCGCGACTGACCGTCGCGGCGGCCAAGGAGATCATCGACGAGCGGGCCGACGCCGAGCGGATCGCCTGGTGGCACGGGCAGGTCCGGG
This genomic interval from Micromonospora sp. CCTCC AA 2012012 contains the following:
- a CDS encoding enoyl-CoA hydratase/isomerase family protein, encoding MSDAELTVEVTGAVATVVIRNPARRNAMTAAMWRQLPVLLDGLEADRAVHALVLTGAAGTFCAGADLGDLDELLDAGDASIAVTAEERLATFAKPTVAEIRGACVGGGCQLAVACDLRIAAADARFGVPPARLGLVYPAPTTRRLARLVGPSAAKHLLFTGELIDAERALRIGLVDEVLPADAVAARVAALTGVIAERSRLTVAAAKEIIDERADAERIAWWHGQVRASGEAREGVAAANERRPPRFGWTPPAAH